A DNA window from Actinomadura luzonensis contains the following coding sequences:
- the dapD gene encoding 2,3,4,5-tetrahydropyridine-2,6-dicarboxylate N-succinyltransferase, with protein MTAIDPTSTGAYGVGLATIADDGTVLDTWFPSPALGEAPHPGTERLSGDEAGELAALTGPDPARGVEVVAVRTGIAKLSEAPVDAHDVYLRLHLLSSRLIRPHGANLDGVFGLLANVVWTNYGPCPVPGFEQTRLRLRARGPVTVYGVDKFPRMVDYVLPAGVRVADADRVRLGAHLAAGTTVMHEGFVNYNAGTLGSSMVEGRISAGVVVGDGSDVGGGASIMGTLSGGGKHVISVGERCLLGANAGIGISLGDDCVVEAGLYVTAGTKVTLPDGTVVKAAELSGSDGVLLRRNSRSGAVEAVPRTGTGIELNAALHAN; from the coding sequence GTGACTGCTATCGATCCCACCTCGACCGGCGCTTACGGCGTCGGCCTCGCGACCATCGCCGACGACGGCACCGTCCTCGACACCTGGTTCCCCTCCCCCGCGCTGGGCGAGGCGCCACACCCGGGCACCGAGCGGCTGTCCGGCGACGAGGCCGGCGAGCTGGCCGCGCTGACGGGCCCCGACCCGGCGCGCGGCGTGGAGGTGGTCGCGGTGCGCACCGGCATCGCCAAGCTCTCCGAGGCCCCGGTGGACGCCCACGACGTCTACCTGCGCCTGCACCTGCTGTCCAGCCGGCTGATCCGGCCGCACGGAGCCAACCTGGACGGCGTCTTCGGCCTGCTGGCCAACGTGGTGTGGACCAACTACGGCCCCTGCCCGGTGCCCGGCTTCGAGCAGACCCGGCTGCGGCTGCGCGCCCGCGGCCCGGTCACCGTGTACGGGGTCGACAAGTTCCCCCGCATGGTCGACTACGTGCTCCCCGCGGGGGTGCGCGTCGCCGACGCCGACCGGGTCCGTCTCGGCGCGCACCTGGCCGCCGGCACCACGGTCATGCACGAGGGCTTCGTCAACTACAACGCCGGCACCCTCGGCTCCTCCATGGTGGAGGGCCGGATCTCGGCCGGCGTGGTCGTCGGCGACGGCTCCGACGTGGGCGGCGGCGCCTCGATCATGGGCACGCTGTCGGGCGGCGGCAAGCACGTCATCTCCGTCGGCGAGCGCTGCCTGCTGGGCGCGAACGCCGGCATCGGCATCTCGCTCGGCGACGACTGCGTGGTGGAGGCCGGCCTGTACGTGACGGCGGGCACCAAGGTCACCCTGCCGGACGGCACGGTGGTCAAGGCGGCCGAGCTGTCCGGCAGCGACGGCGTCCTGCTGCGCCGCAACTCCCGGTCGGGGGCCGTCGAGGCGGTCCCGCGCACGGGCACCGGCATCGAGCTCAACGCCGCCCTGCACGCCAACTGA
- a CDS encoding lipase family protein, giving the protein MTPTISGAARRLLRGLAALLLATAGAAGATSPAGAAARAAEPVPGTLVSSQPLPLDLWLPGTGAAYRITYVSTPADPAAPAPVVVSGAVFVPQGTPPAGGWPVIGWAHATVGVADPCAPSVAGRPQRDVDFLGAWLRAGYAVAATDYEGLGTPSPHPYLRGASEAYGVVDAVRAARAADPKGSLSRTWLAVGHSQGGQAALFTGALQASYAPELDYRGSVALAPPSQWRTLIAAAEPFDFDPAKPASPFVFLLLEMMRAAHPGAIDPAALLTPAGARLFPEVQKSLCVGDLIQRLSGHVNGDFFAIDAAERETFTDLLIKDAEIPITRQARPLYIAQGTADTLVFPPAAQTTAGLLAQAGSAVTFRFYGGADHLGIEAAALPDLLSWAADRLHDRPAG; this is encoded by the coding sequence ATGACTCCCACCATTTCCGGCGCCGCCCGCCGCCTGCTGCGCGGCCTGGCCGCCCTGCTGCTGGCGACGGCCGGGGCCGCCGGGGCCACCTCGCCCGCCGGGGCCGCCGCGCGGGCGGCGGAGCCCGTGCCGGGCACGCTCGTGTCGTCCCAGCCGCTGCCGCTCGACCTGTGGCTGCCCGGCACCGGCGCGGCCTACCGCATCACCTACGTCTCCACCCCCGCCGACCCGGCCGCGCCCGCGCCGGTCGTGGTGAGCGGGGCCGTGTTCGTGCCGCAGGGCACGCCGCCCGCCGGCGGCTGGCCGGTCATCGGCTGGGCGCACGCCACCGTGGGCGTCGCCGACCCCTGCGCGCCGAGCGTCGCCGGCCGGCCGCAGCGCGACGTGGACTTCCTCGGGGCGTGGCTGCGGGCCGGGTACGCGGTCGCCGCCACCGACTACGAAGGTCTCGGCACGCCGTCGCCGCACCCGTACCTGCGGGGCGCGTCGGAGGCGTACGGGGTGGTGGACGCCGTGCGGGCGGCCCGCGCCGCCGACCCGAAGGGGTCGCTGTCGCGGACCTGGCTGGCCGTCGGGCACTCCCAGGGCGGGCAGGCGGCCCTGTTCACCGGCGCGCTGCAGGCGTCGTACGCGCCCGAGCTGGACTACCGCGGCTCCGTCGCGCTGGCCCCGCCTTCGCAGTGGCGCACCCTCATCGCGGCCGCCGAGCCGTTCGACTTCGACCCGGCCAAGCCCGCGAGCCCGTTCGTGTTCCTGCTGCTGGAGATGATGCGCGCCGCGCACCCGGGCGCGATCGACCCGGCCGCCCTGCTCACCCCGGCGGGCGCGCGGCTGTTCCCCGAGGTGCAGAAGAGCCTGTGCGTCGGCGACCTGATCCAGCGGCTGTCCGGCCACGTCAACGGCGACTTCTTCGCCATCGACGCCGCCGAGCGGGAGACGTTCACCGACCTGCTGATCAAGGACGCGGAGATCCCGATCACCCGTCAGGCCCGGCCGCTCTACATCGCCCAGGGCACCGCTGACACGCTGGTCTTCCCGCCGGCGGCGCAGACCACGGCGGGGCTGCTCGCGCAGGCCGGCTCGGCGGTGACGTTCCGCTTCTACGGCGGCGCCGACCATCTCGGGATCGAGGCCGCCGCGCTGCCCGACCTGCTGTCCTGGGCCGCCGACCGGCTGCACGACAGGCCCGCGGGCTGA
- the pyk gene encoding pyruvate kinase → MTRRAKIVCTLGPATSSEERLRELIAAGMDVARFNLSHGNHDLHREVYDRVRRVAADLGRGVGVLADLQGPKIRVGTFEEGPVRLGFGDVFAITTEDVPGDREQVSTTYKGLPNDVRPGDTILVDDGRLVLEATRVDGDRVVTRVVIGGMISDNKGLNLPGVNVSAPALTDKDEADLRWALRTGFDMIALSFVRRPSDADVVRNIMEQEAVRLPLLAKIEKPQAVDRLPEIVEAFDGIMVARGDLGVELPLEQVPIVQRRIIELCREKARPVIVATQMLDSMMNAPRPTRAEASDVAYAVMDGADAVMLSGETSVGNYPIESVSTMDRIACAAEKSSLHATHTLERMPETTGGAIARAAAEVGAIVGAKALVAFTMSGETARRLARYRSPIPLLAFTSAPHVRGQLSLTWGVETFHVPFVHHTDDMVRQVEASLLSLGRLEKGDKVVIVAGSPPGTPGSTNALRVHTIGSAVSHAN, encoded by the coding sequence GTGACTCGTCGCGCGAAAATCGTCTGCACCCTAGGCCCTGCCACCTCCTCGGAGGAGCGTCTCCGCGAGCTGATCGCCGCGGGCATGGACGTGGCCCGGTTCAACCTCAGCCATGGCAACCACGACCTGCACCGCGAGGTCTACGACCGGGTGCGGCGGGTGGCGGCCGACCTCGGCCGTGGCGTAGGCGTGCTCGCCGACCTGCAAGGCCCCAAGATCCGGGTCGGCACGTTCGAGGAGGGCCCGGTCCGGCTGGGCTTCGGCGACGTCTTCGCCATCACCACCGAGGACGTCCCGGGCGACCGCGAGCAGGTCTCCACGACCTACAAGGGCCTGCCCAACGACGTGCGCCCCGGCGACACCATCCTCGTCGACGACGGCCGCCTCGTGCTGGAGGCCACCCGGGTCGACGGCGACCGCGTCGTCACCCGCGTCGTCATCGGCGGCATGATCTCCGACAACAAGGGCCTCAACCTGCCCGGCGTCAACGTCAGCGCGCCGGCGCTCACCGACAAGGACGAGGCCGACCTGCGCTGGGCGCTGCGCACCGGCTTCGACATGATCGCCCTGTCGTTCGTCCGCCGCCCGTCCGACGCCGACGTGGTGCGCAACATCATGGAGCAGGAGGCCGTGCGCCTGCCGCTGCTCGCCAAGATCGAGAAGCCGCAGGCGGTCGACCGGCTGCCCGAGATCGTCGAGGCGTTCGACGGCATCATGGTCGCCCGCGGCGACCTCGGCGTCGAGCTGCCGCTGGAGCAGGTGCCCATCGTGCAGCGGCGCATCATCGAGCTGTGCCGCGAGAAGGCCCGCCCGGTCATCGTCGCCACGCAGATGCTCGACTCCATGATGAACGCGCCCCGCCCCACCAGGGCCGAGGCCTCCGACGTGGCCTACGCGGTCATGGACGGCGCCGACGCGGTCATGCTGTCCGGCGAGACGTCGGTCGGCAACTACCCGATCGAGTCCGTCTCCACCATGGACCGCATCGCCTGCGCCGCCGAGAAGTCGTCGCTGCACGCCACCCACACGCTGGAGCGCATGCCCGAGACCACGGGCGGCGCCATCGCCCGCGCCGCGGCCGAGGTGGGCGCCATCGTCGGCGCGAAGGCGCTGGTGGCGTTCACGATGTCCGGCGAGACCGCGCGGCGGCTGGCCCGCTACCGCTCGCCGATCCCGCTGCTCGCCTTCACCTCGGCGCCGCACGTGCGGGGGCAGCTCTCGCTGACCTGGGGCGTGGAGACCTTCCACGTGCCGTTCGTGCACCACACCGACGACATGGTGCGGCAGGTGGAGGCGTCGCTGCTGTCGCTCGGCCGGCTGGAGAAGGGCGACAAGGTGGTCATCGTGGCCGGCTCGCCTCCCGGCACCCCCGGCTCCACCAACGCGCTGCGCGTCCACACCATCGGGTCCGCCGTCTCGCACGCCAACTGA
- a CDS encoding DUF2784 domain-containing protein, protein MMYRLIADAAMVVHFAFLAYLAAGGFLAWRWRRAIRPHLAVVAWGLISITTGVECPLTLLEDWGRRHAGERGLPPSGFIDHYIEGVVYPEQYTNLARSGVAVLVLFSYAGYVLRRR, encoded by the coding sequence ATGATGTATCGCCTCATCGCGGACGCCGCGATGGTGGTGCACTTCGCGTTCCTCGCCTATCTGGCGGCGGGGGGCTTCCTGGCGTGGCGGTGGCGCCGGGCGATCCGGCCGCACCTCGCCGTCGTCGCCTGGGGCCTGATCTCGATCACGACCGGCGTGGAGTGCCCGCTGACCCTGCTGGAGGACTGGGGACGGCGGCACGCGGGGGAGCGGGGACTGCCGCCCTCCGGCTTCATCGACCACTACATCGAGGGTGTCGTCTATCCGGAGCAGTACACGAACTTGGCACGATCGGGGGTAGCTGTTCTCGTGCTGTTCTCCTACGCGGGCTACGTTCTCCGTCGTCGGTGA
- a CDS encoding pyridoxamine 5'-phosphate oxidase family protein: MSLSVPAREAFLAEAHIASLAVEAGEGRAPLTVPVWYDYVPGGDVRFLTDGESVKARLIAKAGRFSILVQRGSPTYRYVSVEGPLVRSSPSTLEDLTRISARYLPPDAVAGYVQGSDLHALVTFRMRPERWLSADLGALA; the protein is encoded by the coding sequence ATGTCGTTGAGCGTGCCGGCGCGGGAGGCGTTCCTGGCGGAGGCGCACATCGCGAGCCTGGCCGTCGAGGCGGGCGAGGGCCGGGCGCCGCTGACCGTGCCCGTCTGGTACGACTACGTCCCCGGCGGCGACGTGCGCTTCCTGACCGACGGCGAGTCGGTCAAGGCCAGGCTCATCGCCAAGGCGGGCCGCTTCTCGATCCTGGTGCAGCGCGGCAGCCCCACCTACCGCTACGTCTCCGTGGAGGGCCCGCTCGTCCGCTCCAGCCCGTCCACGCTGGAGGACCTGACCCGCATCTCCGCCCGCTACCTGCCGCCCGACGCCGTGGCGGGCTACGTCCAGGGCTCCGACCTGCACGCGCTGGTGACGTTCCGGATGCGTCCCGAGCGCTGGCTGTCGGCCGACCTGGGGGCGCTCGCCTGA